A single region of the Elizabethkingia sp. JS20170427COW genome encodes:
- a CDS encoding Arc family DNA binding domain-containing protein — protein MANQKKSFVLRIDEATYKLLEKWASDEFRSVNGQVEFLLNQALLNSGRKRSLEDKTTTNTSKASDK, from the coding sequence ATGGCAAATCAAAAGAAAAGCTTTGTTTTGAGAATAGACGAAGCTACTTATAAACTTTTGGAAAAATGGGCTTCTGATGAATTTAGAAGCGTAAATGGACAAGTAGAATTTTTATTGAATCAAGCATTGTTGAATTCTGGTCGAAAGCGATCGCTAGAAGATAAAACTACAACTAATACGAGTAAGGCATCTGATAAATAA
- a CDS encoding endonuclease/exonuclease/phosphatase family protein codes for MKKILSSVVLFLWIGIYAQNMRVMSFNIRYDNPDDGDNSWQKRKAEVAEFLQYYHPEILGVQEALDSQMKDLKSSLPHYQAIGVGRDDGKTQGEYAAILYDTQKLKALSSNTFWLSPTPEKPSKGWDAALNRICTYALMEEQSTHQKFWVFNLHFDHVGDEARKQSSYLILEKIKKINTPNYPVILMGDFNLTEETAPLKIMASTLEDSFYHSQIPHYGPKATFTNFKTNQIPEIRIDYIFTKGVKVLSHRHINDRRENLLYYSDHFPVLVELKF; via the coding sequence ATGAAGAAGATTTTATCAAGTGTAGTATTGTTTCTATGGATAGGAATATATGCTCAAAACATGAGGGTAATGAGTTTTAATATCAGATATGATAACCCTGACGATGGGGACAACTCTTGGCAGAAGCGTAAAGCTGAGGTTGCTGAATTTTTACAGTATTATCATCCTGAGATTTTAGGAGTACAAGAAGCTTTGGATTCTCAGATGAAAGATTTGAAGTCTAGTTTACCACACTATCAAGCTATAGGAGTAGGAAGAGATGATGGTAAAACCCAAGGAGAATATGCTGCTATTCTTTACGATACCCAAAAACTAAAAGCCTTATCTAGCAATACCTTTTGGCTTTCTCCCACTCCAGAGAAGCCTTCTAAAGGTTGGGATGCTGCCCTAAATAGGATTTGTACTTACGCCTTAATGGAAGAGCAATCTACTCATCAGAAATTTTGGGTTTTCAACCTGCATTTTGATCATGTAGGAGATGAGGCCAGAAAACAATCTTCATATTTAATTTTAGAAAAGATTAAAAAAATCAATACCCCCAATTATCCTGTAATTTTGATGGGAGATTTCAACCTTACGGAAGAAACAGCACCTCTAAAGATTATGGCAAGCACCTTGGAAGATAGTTTTTACCATTCTCAAATTCCACATTATGGCCCAAAAGCTACCTTTACGAACTTTAAAACCAATCAAATCCCCGAAATTAGAATTGATTATATTTTTACCAAAGGAGTAAAAGTACTTAGCCATCGCCATATTAATGATAGAAGAGAAAACCTTCTGTATTATTCAGATCACTTTCCTGTTTTGGTAGAGCTTAAATTTTAA
- the cls gene encoding cardiolipin synthase, with translation MLGVIIRIIVDTDNPTKASAYILLCITLPILGCILYFAVGINYRKRKLYCKKLDIDQSQSDKAMRFITQYRSNSERILEKDFPEFSKLNTLFSHEPLDFATHNNSVKILINGEEKFSELLEDLNKAKHHIHIEYYIYENDHIGNLIANLLIKKAKEGVEVRFIYDDFGSRSIRKSIVPKLRKNGIKAYPFYKIAFINFANRINYRNHRKIIIIDGETCYLGGINISDKYHNTNNNRLYWRDTHLKVIGEAAWSLQNIFLADWNFCSHENIVPTTHYFKIHSKTSHPQWTQIINSGPDSEKPDILFSYIQAINSATSSIYITTPYFVPSTELLTAIELAIRRNIDVRILVPGISDSVIVNAVSKSHYAPLIQSGAKIYLYQKGFVHAKTMVCDGKIAFVGTANLDHRSFELNFEVNAIIYDQDIALDLEKNFLIDLEHSLMIEKDYWLSRPKTKQFFEKAMRLLSPLM, from the coding sequence ATCCTTGGAGTAATTATTCGGATTATCGTTGATACAGACAACCCCACCAAAGCTTCAGCATATATTTTACTATGCATCACCCTTCCTATCTTAGGATGCATTTTATATTTTGCTGTTGGTATCAATTATAGAAAAAGAAAACTCTATTGTAAAAAATTAGATATAGATCAATCTCAAAGCGATAAGGCCATGCGTTTTATCACCCAATACAGATCAAATTCAGAAAGAATTTTAGAAAAAGATTTCCCTGAATTTTCCAAACTCAACACCTTATTTTCACATGAGCCTTTAGATTTTGCAACCCATAATAATTCTGTAAAAATCCTCATCAATGGGGAAGAAAAATTTTCAGAATTATTAGAAGATCTAAATAAAGCCAAGCACCACATCCATATCGAATATTACATTTACGAAAATGACCATATCGGGAACTTAATTGCTAATTTACTAATCAAAAAAGCGAAAGAAGGCGTAGAAGTCCGTTTTATTTATGATGATTTTGGAAGTAGATCTATCCGGAAATCTATTGTTCCCAAGCTACGAAAGAATGGAATAAAAGCATATCCTTTTTACAAAATAGCCTTTATTAACTTTGCTAATAGAATCAATTATCGCAACCATAGAAAAATTATTATCATCGATGGAGAAACTTGCTATCTTGGCGGAATCAACATCTCTGACAAATACCATAATACAAACAATAACCGTTTATATTGGAGAGATACCCATCTTAAAGTAATAGGTGAAGCTGCTTGGAGCTTACAAAATATATTTCTTGCAGATTGGAATTTCTGCTCTCACGAAAATATCGTTCCTACAACTCATTATTTCAAAATCCATTCTAAAACTTCTCATCCTCAATGGACACAAATCATCAACAGTGGTCCTGATTCAGAAAAACCAGATATACTCTTCAGCTATATACAAGCCATCAACTCTGCTACCTCATCCATCTACATCACTACCCCTTATTTTGTCCCCTCTACAGAACTTCTTACCGCTATAGAGCTGGCTATCCGAAGGAATATAGATGTTAGAATCCTCGTTCCAGGCATTTCAGACTCTGTTATTGTAAACGCTGTTTCTAAATCCCATTACGCTCCTCTTATCCAATCTGGTGCAAAAATTTATCTTTATCAGAAAGGCTTTGTCCATGCCAAAACTATGGTTTGCGACGGAAAGATAGCCTTTGTAGGAACCGCCAATTTAGACCATCGTAGTTTCGAACTTAATTTTGAAGTAAACGCTATCATCTACGATCAGGATATCGCTTTAGATCTCGAAAAAAACTTCCTTATAGACTTAGAACACTCCTTAATGATTGAAAAAGACTATTGGCTAAGTCGCCCCAAAACCAAACAATTTTTTGAAAAAGCTATGAGACTCCTAAGCCCTCTCATGTAA
- the brnQ gene encoding branched-chain amino acid transport system II carrier protein, which translates to MKSNKIGTIATLGFALFAMFFGAGNLILPPFIGLNTASDWFWAIIGFTLTGIIAPFLGILAVLKVGENISDLGNRINPTIVSVLGLITMWLIGPLIAIPRIGATTFEMGFSPIFQGMPTWVGCSIFFLVTGVLSISPNKIVDIIGKYLTPLLIVLLLVLVLLGIFIPVAPAEVSTLSPAKSLMLGFMEGYQTMDVLASIVFAGIIIMAVKDKGFNQQSDKIKITISAGLLSMFCLMVIYGGLIYLGATSGYQASGEVSRTQLLLYISNHILGKYGVYAIAIAISLACLTTSIALTTAFSEFMENITKGKLKYQWNVVFCCVVSLFLSLGGVDKIIEYAGSLLGFVYPMILVIVLGIVFLGNTVRSKFPYVLAIVVTGCVSVLPVFSSYGIATEAIGKLRASLPLSQQNLEWIIPAILAFIIGVFTAKKAKS; encoded by the coding sequence ATGAAATCTAATAAAATTGGAACAATTGCTACTTTAGGATTTGCACTATTTGCCATGTTTTTTGGTGCAGGTAACCTTATTCTCCCACCTTTTATAGGGCTTAATACAGCTTCAGATTGGTTTTGGGCGATTATAGGTTTTACTTTAACAGGAATTATTGCTCCTTTTTTAGGGATTTTAGCAGTTTTAAAAGTAGGGGAAAATATCTCAGATTTAGGGAATAGGATTAATCCTACTATTGTGAGTGTATTGGGTTTAATCACCATGTGGTTGATAGGTCCTCTTATTGCGATACCAAGGATAGGTGCTACCACTTTTGAAATGGGATTTAGTCCTATTTTCCAAGGAATGCCTACTTGGGTAGGATGTTCTATCTTTTTTTTAGTAACAGGGGTATTGTCGATTTCACCGAATAAAATTGTTGATATTATTGGAAAATATTTAACTCCTTTACTTATTGTATTGCTTTTGGTTTTGGTATTATTAGGTATTTTTATACCTGTTGCCCCTGCTGAAGTTTCTACACTATCTCCTGCAAAAAGTTTGATGCTTGGCTTTATGGAAGGGTACCAAACTATGGATGTTTTAGCTTCTATTGTGTTTGCAGGTATTATCATTATGGCAGTTAAAGATAAAGGATTTAATCAGCAATCGGACAAGATTAAGATTACCATTTCTGCGGGATTACTTTCTATGTTCTGTTTAATGGTTATCTACGGAGGACTAATCTATTTAGGAGCTACTTCGGGTTACCAAGCATCAGGAGAGGTTTCAAGGACTCAGTTGTTACTTTATATATCCAACCATATCTTAGGTAAATATGGGGTTTATGCTATTGCTATTGCTATTTCGTTAGCATGTCTTACAACTTCCATTGCTCTTACTACAGCTTTTTCAGAGTTTATGGAAAATATTACCAAAGGAAAGTTAAAATACCAGTGGAATGTTGTGTTCTGCTGTGTTGTTTCTCTATTTTTATCTTTGGGAGGAGTAGATAAAATTATAGAATATGCAGGTTCTCTTTTAGGATTTGTGTACCCAATGATTTTGGTAATAGTGTTAGGAATTGTTTTTCTAGGAAATACAGTTCGATCTAAATTTCCATATGTTTTAGCGATTGTAGTGACAGGTTGTGTTTCAGTACTTCCTGTGTTTTCAAGTTACGGGATTGCTACCGAAGCAATTGGAAAATTAAGAGCAAGTCTTCCCTTGTCTCAGCAGAATTTAGAATGGATTATCCCAGCAATATTAGCTTTTATTATTGGTGTTTTTACCGCTAAGAAAGCAAAGAGTTAA
- a CDS encoding SPFH domain-containing protein — protein MEKIIKPMSGYLALFLSFVLVVLAAYLFIQAGSSENVTLAILGFVCAVVAIFFFKGIMIIQPNHSRVLNFFGKYIATAKENGLFFINPLYSTQKISLRSENLQSQMLKVNDKMGNPIEIAAVVVWKVGDTYKAAYDVENYLDYVRTQSEAAIRHLAVSFAYDNLEDEQAEITLRNGGEEVNKILEKELNERLSRAGVIVQEARISHLAYAPEIAGAMLQRQQATAIVAARMKIVEGAVGMVDLALKKLSEESIVELDDERKAVMVSNLMVVLCGEKSAQPILNTGTLYN, from the coding sequence ATGGAAAAAATTATCAAACCTATGTCTGGCTATTTGGCTTTGTTTTTAAGCTTTGTGCTAGTAGTTTTAGCTGCTTACCTTTTTATACAAGCAGGATCCTCGGAGAATGTTACCCTTGCTATATTAGGGTTTGTTTGCGCAGTAGTAGCCATATTTTTCTTTAAGGGAATTATGATTATTCAGCCTAATCATTCTCGTGTACTAAATTTCTTTGGGAAATATATAGCAACAGCAAAGGAAAACGGATTGTTTTTTATTAATCCTCTGTATTCCACACAGAAAATAAGTTTGCGTTCTGAAAATCTCCAAAGCCAAATGCTGAAAGTAAACGATAAAATGGGGAATCCTATAGAAATTGCTGCAGTAGTTGTATGGAAAGTGGGAGATACTTACAAGGCAGCTTATGATGTGGAGAATTATTTAGACTATGTAAGAACCCAAAGTGAGGCTGCAATCCGACATTTGGCGGTAAGCTTTGCTTATGATAACTTGGAAGATGAGCAAGCGGAAATTACCCTGAGAAATGGAGGAGAAGAAGTAAATAAGATTTTAGAAAAAGAGCTGAATGAGCGTTTATCTAGGGCAGGAGTTATCGTACAAGAAGCAAGGATTAGCCATTTGGCTTATGCCCCAGAAATTGCAGGAGCAATGCTTCAGCGACAACAAGCGACAGCTATTGTGGCAGCCCGTATGAAGATTGTTGAAGGAGCTGTTGGTATGGTGGATTTAGCTTTGAAAAAACTCTCTGAAGAAAGTATTGTAGAGTTAGACGACGAAAGAAAAGCAGTAATGGTAAGTAATCTTATGGTGGTGCTGTGTGGAGAAAAGTCTGCGCAACCGATATTAAATACAGGAACTCTTTATAATTAA
- a CDS encoding M1 family metallopeptidase, translating to MHLKPIKLLTLSSLLFLSTEAIAQQSNYDYKAPFAEPFYTMNGNEYRSASGKPGPKYWQNRADYKIDVALNPEKKELTAKQEITYTNNSPDEMDFVWLQLDQNAFKKDSRGNAVIPLTNSRYGDKGGDFDGGYQIKSVTVNGQKANFLITDTRMQIDLPQNLKASGASLKIGLEYSFISPDYGSDRMGVLDTKNGKIFTMAQWFPRMVVYDDVRGWDTLPYLGAGEFYLEYGDAEVNITVPSNMYVVGSGELLNEKEVYTDTQQKLWDKARNSNATVTIRSAKEVNATAKQKAQGTKTWKFKINNTRDMAWAASTAFILDAAKIDLPSGKKSLAISAYPVESDGKQAWSRSTEYVKASIEHYSQQWFEYPYPAATNVAGNEGGMEYPGIVFCHYTAKGAGLWGVTDHEFGHIWFPMIVGSNERRHGWQDEGFNTFINGISREHFNNGEYASNSTVQEAASRLFNATLEPVMTHPDDMQERNIGTLVYYKPGTALKVLREQVLGKERFDKAFREYIKRWAYKHPTPNDFFRTMENVAGEDLGWFWRSWLFTDWKLDQAITEVKYQDNDYKKGAIITVANLEKIPMPVTLEVKYKDGSSKELKLPVDIWRRNSSWTFKADTTKEIESITLDPKGGLPDVNPSNNVWKANR from the coding sequence ATGCATTTAAAACCAATTAAACTTTTAACATTATCTTCCTTGTTGTTTTTATCCACGGAAGCGATTGCTCAACAAAGCAATTATGATTACAAAGCACCTTTTGCTGAACCTTTTTATACCATGAACGGAAATGAATACCGTTCAGCAAGTGGTAAACCAGGACCTAAATATTGGCAAAATAGAGCGGATTACAAAATAGATGTAGCGCTAAACCCAGAGAAGAAAGAACTTACAGCAAAACAAGAAATTACCTATACCAATAACAGCCCAGATGAGATGGATTTCGTTTGGTTGCAATTGGATCAAAATGCATTTAAAAAAGATTCTAGAGGGAATGCCGTAATCCCTTTAACCAACTCTAGATACGGAGATAAAGGCGGTGATTTTGATGGAGGATATCAGATAAAATCAGTTACTGTAAATGGTCAGAAAGCAAATTTCTTAATTACGGATACTCGTATGCAAATTGATTTGCCCCAAAATCTTAAAGCAAGTGGTGCCTCTTTAAAAATTGGATTAGAATATTCTTTTATTTCGCCAGATTATGGTTCCGATAGAATGGGGGTGTTAGATACTAAAAATGGCAAAATATTTACCATGGCCCAATGGTTCCCAAGGATGGTGGTTTATGATGATGTGAGAGGATGGGATACTCTTCCTTATTTGGGGGCTGGAGAATTTTATTTGGAATATGGTGATGCCGAAGTTAATATCACCGTTCCTTCCAATATGTATGTTGTAGGTTCTGGAGAGTTGCTAAACGAAAAAGAAGTATATACCGATACGCAACAAAAACTTTGGGATAAAGCAAGAAATAGTAATGCAACGGTAACCATTCGTTCTGCAAAAGAGGTAAATGCTACCGCGAAGCAAAAAGCTCAAGGAACAAAAACCTGGAAGTTTAAAATCAACAATACCCGAGATATGGCTTGGGCAGCTTCTACAGCTTTTATTTTGGATGCTGCAAAGATAGATCTTCCTTCAGGAAAAAAATCTTTAGCAATTTCGGCATACCCAGTAGAAAGCGATGGCAAACAAGCTTGGTCTCGTTCTACAGAGTATGTAAAAGCATCTATAGAACATTATTCTCAACAGTGGTTTGAATATCCTTATCCTGCAGCAACCAATGTGGCTGGAAATGAAGGCGGCATGGAATATCCAGGTATTGTATTCTGCCATTATACCGCTAAAGGAGCAGGTTTGTGGGGAGTAACCGATCATGAATTTGGACATATTTGGTTTCCTATGATTGTAGGTTCTAACGAGAGAAGACATGGTTGGCAAGATGAAGGTTTTAACACCTTTATCAACGGAATATCTAGAGAGCATTTCAATAATGGAGAATATGCTAGTAATAGTACGGTACAAGAGGCTGCTAGCCGCTTATTTAATGCAACTTTAGAACCTGTAATGACCCACCCCGATGATATGCAGGAAAGAAATATAGGAACTCTTGTTTATTATAAACCAGGGACAGCTCTTAAAGTACTTAGGGAACAAGTTCTTGGTAAAGAGAGATTTGATAAAGCTTTTAGAGAATATATCAAGCGTTGGGCATACAAACATCCTACTCCTAATGATTTCTTTAGAACCATGGAAAATGTAGCAGGAGAGGACTTAGGTTGGTTCTGGAGAAGCTGGTTGTTTACAGATTGGAAGCTAGATCAAGCAATAACAGAGGTTAAATATCAAGACAACGACTATAAAAAAGGAGCGATTATTACAGTAGCAAATTTAGAGAAAATTCCAATGCCAGTAACCTTAGAGGTGAAATATAAAGACGGATCCTCCAAAGAGTTGAAATTACCAGTAGATATCTGGAGACGAAATTCTAGCTGGACTTTTAAGGCGGATACTACTAAAGAGATTGAAAGTATTACTCTAGACCCGAAAGGCGGATTGCCAGATGTTAACCCAAGCAATAATGTTTGGAAGGCAAATCGCTAA
- a CDS encoding NCS2 family permease produces MGILEKYFKLSEKKTSVKQEFLAGVITFLTMSYILVVNPNVLSDTGMDKEALFTTTALATIVATLFMGIYAKLPIAQAPGMGLNSFFAYSVVLTMGYSWQFALTAVFIEGIIFLLLTFFNVRELIVRNIPKVLKEAIPVGIGFFITLIGFKNAGFITSDANTLVRIGDFSSHNVWIALVGLIITGILLIRNINGAILIGILGATSIGLILGDISLPSQIISTPPSIAPIFGQAIQPMLSSEGWNQILSIDMLIVVFTFLFVNLFDTIGTLIGVVSKTGIADEDGNFPEMKKALFTDAFGTTIGSILGTSSVTSYVESASGVASGGRTGLTAVSVALMFGLALFLSPIFLMIPAAATAPALIIVGLFMISSIVKINFNDLSDAIPAFLTIVFMPFTYSIAEGIVFGVLSFTIYKFFTHKKSEITPTTYVLTFLFILKLILDVLKI; encoded by the coding sequence ATGGGCATTTTAGAAAAGTATTTTAAGCTTAGTGAAAAGAAAACTTCCGTAAAACAAGAATTTCTAGCAGGGGTAATCACCTTTCTTACCATGTCCTACATCTTGGTTGTTAACCCTAACGTACTATCGGATACGGGGATGGATAAAGAAGCTCTTTTCACCACCACAGCTCTAGCAACCATTGTCGCCACTCTTTTTATGGGGATTTACGCAAAACTCCCCATTGCCCAAGCTCCTGGCATGGGACTCAACAGTTTTTTCGCCTATTCGGTGGTCCTTACTATGGGTTATTCATGGCAATTTGCCTTAACCGCAGTTTTTATAGAAGGGATTATTTTCTTGTTACTCACCTTTTTTAATGTTCGTGAACTTATCGTTAGGAATATCCCGAAAGTTTTAAAAGAAGCTATCCCCGTAGGGATCGGATTCTTCATCACTTTAATTGGTTTTAAAAATGCTGGATTTATCACCAGCGATGCAAATACTTTAGTAAGAATTGGTGATTTTTCCTCTCACAATGTTTGGATTGCCCTTGTTGGGCTTATCATTACTGGGATTCTACTGATCCGAAATATCAATGGTGCTATCTTAATTGGGATTTTAGGGGCAACCTCTATAGGATTAATCCTTGGAGACATCAGTCTTCCATCTCAAATCATCAGTACTCCTCCTTCTATTGCTCCTATTTTTGGGCAAGCTATACAGCCTATGCTAAGCTCAGAAGGATGGAATCAGATTTTATCCATCGATATGCTGATTGTAGTTTTCACTTTCCTATTCGTGAACCTTTTTGACACCATAGGAACGCTTATTGGCGTAGTTTCCAAGACAGGTATCGCTGATGAAGATGGAAACTTCCCTGAGATGAAAAAAGCTCTTTTTACCGATGCCTTTGGGACAACTATAGGATCTATCCTTGGGACAAGCTCGGTTACTTCTTATGTAGAAAGTGCTTCGGGGGTTGCTTCAGGAGGAAGAACAGGGCTTACCGCTGTTAGCGTAGCCCTGATGTTTGGTTTAGCCCTCTTCCTAAGTCCTATATTTTTGATGATTCCTGCAGCGGCAACTGCTCCTGCTTTAATTATCGTGGGGCTTTTTATGATTAGCTCTATTGTTAAAATCAACTTCAATGACTTGTCGGATGCCATCCCAGCATTTCTTACCATTGTTTTTATGCCCTTTACTTATAGCATTGCTGAGGGAATTGTCTTTGGAGTTTTATCTTTTACCATTTACAAATTCTTTACTCATAAAAAATCGGAAATAACTCCTACTACTTACGTCCTCACCTTTTTATTTATTCTGAAACTTATTTTGGATGTACTTAAAATTTAA
- a CDS encoding IS5 family transposase: MLGKNPKKQPELFRPMLVDFIDDKHELVLLSEKIDWNYFEQEFASLYSHKGNPSHPIRFMVGCLLLKYLYNLGDETLEKAWIMNPYMQYFCGRVFFEHKFPCDPSNFVHFRKRIGEAGIEKIFAYSVRMHDAKTSTSNFVLSDTTVQENNTTFPTDAKLCKKVIDYCNKIAENEGIKQRQRYTKVSKQMVRNTYNGKHPKRSKMARKSQRQLKTIALRLIRELERNFNEEQKEIYKESLALYTKVVTQNRSDKDKIYSIHKPFTRCIAKGKAHKQYEFGNKVGLITTANKGKKIILGIKAFLQTPYDGHTIEPLLEQMENNGQKLPKELVYDRGGRGKSEIKGVKISIPSNPKKTDTAYRKQAKRKKFRTRAAIEPIIGHLKTDFRLAQNYFLGETGPQINAMLSATAWNLKKMMEILKEKIIFQFYKIINLLFSRFIFQNKLEARFC, translated from the coding sequence ATGTTGGGAAAAAATCCAAAAAAACAACCTGAATTATTCCGTCCGATGTTGGTTGATTTTATAGATGATAAACACGAACTCGTTTTACTTTCAGAAAAAATAGATTGGAACTATTTTGAACAAGAGTTTGCATCATTGTATTCTCACAAAGGCAATCCGAGTCATCCAATTCGTTTTATGGTAGGCTGTTTGCTTTTAAAGTACCTGTACAATTTAGGAGATGAGACTTTAGAAAAAGCATGGATTATGAATCCCTACATGCAATACTTTTGTGGTAGAGTTTTCTTTGAACATAAATTCCCTTGTGATCCGAGTAATTTCGTTCATTTCCGAAAAAGGATAGGTGAAGCCGGAATTGAAAAAATCTTTGCCTACAGCGTAAGAATGCACGATGCAAAAACAAGCACTTCTAATTTTGTTTTATCCGACACCACAGTTCAGGAAAATAACACAACATTTCCTACCGATGCAAAATTGTGCAAAAAAGTGATTGATTACTGTAATAAAATCGCCGAAAACGAAGGCATCAAACAAAGACAACGTTACACCAAGGTCAGCAAACAAATGGTTCGCAACACTTACAACGGCAAGCACCCTAAACGGTCAAAAATGGCAAGAAAATCTCAGCGACAACTTAAAACTATCGCCTTGAGGTTAATCCGTGAACTTGAACGCAATTTTAATGAAGAGCAAAAAGAGATTTACAAAGAATCATTAGCACTTTACACCAAAGTCGTTACCCAAAACCGAAGCGATAAAGATAAAATCTACAGCATCCACAAACCATTCACTCGATGTATAGCCAAGGGGAAAGCACATAAACAATACGAGTTTGGGAATAAAGTAGGTCTGATAACCACTGCTAACAAAGGAAAGAAAATCATTCTCGGGATTAAAGCATTTTTACAAACTCCATACGACGGTCACACCATAGAACCACTCTTGGAACAGATGGAAAACAATGGTCAGAAACTTCCCAAAGAGCTTGTTTACGATCGGGGAGGAAGAGGAAAATCGGAAATCAAAGGCGTAAAAATCTCCATTCCAAGCAATCCAAAAAAAACAGATACAGCTTACAGGAAACAAGCAAAGCGTAAGAAATTCAGAACCAGAGCAGCGATAGAACCTATCATTGGACATTTAAAAACCGATTTTAGGCTGGCTCAAAATTACTTTTTGGGAGAAACTGGTCCACAAATTAATGCGATGTTATCAGCAACTGCTTGGAATCTCAAGAAAATGATGGAAATACTGAAAGAGAAAATTATTTTTCAATTTTATAAAATTATAAATCTTCTATTTTCAAGATTTATTTTTCAAAATAAATTGGAAGCAAGGTTTTGTTAA